A window from Clupea harengus chromosome 14, Ch_v2.0.2, whole genome shotgun sequence encodes these proteins:
- the tmem151bb gene encoding transmembrane protein 151B, which yields MSPPASAATASESSTTTVFEDETETPREEQRPLKQSLSKSLCREMFWKCLLLSLLMYGCMGAMVWCHVTKVTRLTFDSAFKGKSMMYHDSPCSDGYIYIPLVFLLMLYVVYLVECWHCHARNDMQYKVDVEGVYERVQRMQQAKPCIWWKAISYHYVRRTRQVTRYRNGDAYTSTQVYHERVNTHVAEAEFDFGHCGVKDISKQLAGLEKTALTKLRFTKCFSFANVESENSYLTQRARFFTDNEGLDDYMEAREGMHLKNVEFKEFVITFSDPDHHPWYISNYVFWTAAFLTLSWPLRVLTEYRTACAHYRVEKLFGADYLPVTPCEDQPYSRGIPRVNTIDSTELEWHIRSNQQLVPSYSEAGLMDLAQRAGGFGRQNCERCHRAISSSSVFSRSALSICNGGSSRLPFSGSRFSLGRLYGSRRSCLWRSGSASLDDQESPSENTRCLAGSRLPPDEEDPPPYQDALYFPVLIVHCSESCTNHHSLHRNGSCVETSL from the exons ATGTCCCCTCCAGCATCGGCTGCGACTGCCAGTGAAAGCAGTACCACTACTGTTTTCGAGGATGAGACGGAAACCCCCAGAGAGGAG CAGAGGCCTCTGAAGCAGTCCCTGAGCAAGTCGCTGTGTCGGGAGATGTTCTGGAAATGCCTGCTCCTCTCCCTGCTCATGTATGGCTGCATGGGGGCTATGGTGTGGTGCCACGTCACCAAGGTGACGCGCCTCACCTTCGACAGTGCCTTCAAAGGGAAGTCCATGATGTACCATGACAGCCCCTGTTCAGATGGGTACATCTACATCCCTCTGGTCTTCTTGCTCATGCTCTATGTGGTCTACCTGGTGGAGTGCTGGCACTGCCATGCCCGTAATGACATGCAATATAAGGTGGACGTGGAGGGTGTGTATGAGCGGGTTCAGCGCATGCAGCAGGCCAAGCCCTGCATCTGGTGGAAAGCCATCAGCTATCACTATGTGCGTCGCACCCGCCAGGTGACACGTTACCGCAACGGGGATGCCTATACCTCCACACAGGTGTACCACGAGCGCGTCAACACACACGTGGCTGAGGCTGAGTTTGACTTTGGCCACTGCGGGGTGAAGGACATCTCCAAGCAGCTAGCAGGCCTGGAGAAGACTGCCCTGACCAAGCTGCGGTTCACCAAATGCTTCAGTTTCGCCAATGTGGAGTCGGAGAACTCCTATCTGACCCAGCGGGCTCGTTTCTTCACTGACAACGAAGGGCTGGATGACTACATGGAAGCCCGTGAGGGCATGCACCTGAAGAATGTGGAGTTCAAAGAGTTTGTTATCACTTTCTCAGATCCAGACCACCACCCCTGGTACATCTCCAACTACGTCTTCTGGACAGCAGCTTTCTTGACTCTGTCCTGGCCGCTGCGTGTGCTGACGGAGTATCGCACTGCGTGTGCGCACTACCGAGTAGAGAAATTATTCGGCGCGGACTATCTGCCTGTCACGCCGTGTGAAGACCAGCCATACAGCCGCGGCATTCCGCGAGTCAACACGATTGACAGCACCGAACTGGAGTGGCACATTCGTTCTAACCAGCAGCTGGTGCCCAGCTACTCCGAGGCTGGGTTGATGGACCTGGCACAGCGAGCGGGCGGCTTTGGCCGGCAGAACTGCGAGCGCTGCCACCGCGCCATCAGCAGCTCTTCTGTGTTCTCGCGGAGTGCACTCAGCATCTGCAACGGTGGCAGCTCCCGACTCCCATTCAGCGGCAGCCGCTTCTCACTGGGCCGCCTGTACGGCTCGCGGCGTAGCTGCCTGTGGCGCAGTGGCAGTGCCAGCCTGGACGACCAGGAGAGCCCCAGCGAGAACACCCGCTGCCTGGCCGGCTCACGGCTGCCGCCCGACGAGGAGGACCCACCGCCCTACCAGGACGCGTTGTACTTCCCGGTGCTGATTGTGCACTGCAGCGAGAGCTGCACCAACCACCACTCCCTCCACCGCAATGGCTCCTGTGTGGAGACATCACTCTGA